Proteins encoded in a region of the Pangasianodon hypophthalmus isolate fPanHyp1 chromosome 21, fPanHyp1.pri, whole genome shotgun sequence genome:
- the insl3 gene encoding insulin-like 3 (Leydig cell), with protein MNIKWIITLTVLLIAENDGISGKDVRVKLCGREFIRMVVTLCGSSRLRRYAPEINPMSISPHEIKSSSEDQTINNSPENSSLSSFLKIMESLEHSSSRLQRDIGPAGVCCRSGCTKTELVQYC; from the exons ATGAATATTAAATGGATCATCACTCTAACGGTTCTGTTAATTGCTGAGAATGATGGGATTTCAGGAAAAGACGTGCGAGTGAAACTTTGTGGCCGTGAGTTTATCAGGATGGTTGTGACATTGTGTGGAAGTTCACGACTGAGACGCTATGCACCTGAGATTAACCCTATGTCCATCAGTCCTCACG AAATAAAGAGCAGCAGTGAAGATCAGACAATCAACAACTCTCCAGAGAACTCTTCATTATCATCGTTTCTCAAAATCATGGAGTCTCTGGAACATTCGAGCTCTAGGCTGCAGCGTGACATCGGTCCTGCAGGAGTGTGCTGCAGATCTGGATGCACCAAGACTGAGCTGGTTCAATACTGCTGA